AAGAGGATAATGGAACTGCAGAGGCTGAAGAAGCAGCTCTTGAAGGAGGAACGGGCGAGGGCGCGCAAGACGTCGAATAAAAGACGTTATTTGTCGCTGGCCGGGGCCGGGCTGCTGCTGGCGGTGCTCATAGGTTGGTACGCTATGGCGGTCAACCGGGGCGATATGGCGCAAAAGCTCTACCGGCGTGCCGAAAAGCACATCGAAAAAGGCGCCTATCGCACGGCGGTAAGTCAGCTACGCAGTCTGCATGATCATTATCCGGCAACGGAAACCGGTGCCCGGGCGCTGCTGCTGGCCGGGGATATCCTGCTTCTGCATCTACGCCAGGATCAGGAAGCTCTGCTGTCTTTTCTGCTGGTCGAGCGCGACTACCCCGATACCGCCTGGAGCCAGAGAGCGCGGCGCCAGGTGGCCGATATTTACAAATATCGACTGCAGGATTACGGTAGAGCACTGGTCGCCTATCAAAAGATTCTGGATGGTCCGTCAACGCAGAGAGAGATCGTTCAGTACGAGATAGCCGACACGTATTTTCGCATGAATAATTTTGAGCAGACGCGCATCGAATTCGAAAGTCTGATCAATGAATATCCAGAGAGCTCTCTCCTTCCCGAGGCACTGTACCGTATTGGATGTGCCTTTATGCTGGAGGGCAATCTCTCCGATGCGGTACAGGTGTTACAAAGGCTTTGTCGTGACTATCCCGAGCATTCATTTGCTTTGGAGGGATATTTTACCCTTGCCGAAATCCATGAGGAGCGTGGCGAACTGCGCAAAGCTCTGCAGGTACTTGCAGGGCTTGAAGGTCGGTATGCCAGAGAGCCCATTCTGGCACAACGCATTACTCAGGTTCAAAATCGGATAAGGAAAAAAAAGAAGGCCATCTGACAGGAGGCATCTATGAATATCGGAGTTATAGGAGCGGGCAGTTGGGGAACGACTCTGGCGGATCTGCTGTCAAAAAACGGCCATGCCGTTACCCTCTGGGCCTACGAGCAGGATCTGGTCGAGCGCATGCGCAAAAGCGCTAAAAACGATCTCTATCTGCCCGATTTCACTCTGCATGAAAAGCTTGCTTATTCCTCGGACCTCGGTGAAGTCGCGGCCGGTAAGGATATGGTGGTGCTGGTGGCTCCCTCGCAGGTGTTGCGCGCGGTGGTACGCCAGGCTGAACCCCATCTGGCGAAAGATACCATTTTAGTGTCGGCCGCCAAGGGGATCGAGAACGATACCCTCATGCCCATGTCCGAGGTGTTAAAGGAGGTTTTACCCGAGGAGCGCCTGCAACGTGCGGCCTATCTTTCCGGTCCTACCTTCGCGCGCGAAGTGGCGGCCGAAATACCGACCGCACTTACCGTCGCTTCCGAGGATGAAAATATTGCCCGGACGGTGCAGAAAATTTTCAGTTGCGAATATTTTCGCGTCTACCGCAGCAGCGATATTGTCGGTGTAGAGCTGGGTGGGGCCCTGAAAAATGTCATTGCCCTGGCCGCCGGTATTTCCGATGGTCTCGGGTACGGCTACAATGCTCGCGCCGCCCTTATTACCCGGGGACTAGCCGAGATGACCAGGATTGGCGTCGCCATGGTGGCCAGGGAACGCACCTTTATGGGGCTTTCGGGGATGGGAGATCTGGTGCTGACGTGTACCGGCGATCTCTCCCGTAACCGCAGTGTGGGGCTGGAGCTTGGCCGCGGTCGCAAGCTGGAGGATATCCTCTCCGGGATGCGGATGGTGGCAGAAGGGGTGAAAACAACCCTTTCCGCCTACCAGCTGGCCAAACGACTCGGAGTGGAAACGCCGATTATCGAGCAGATGTACCTTATTCTGTTCGAAAATAAAGATCCTCGGGATGCGGTGGCCGACCTTATGCAGCGTTCGCTCAAGGCTGAAATGGATTAAAAACAAAAAAACGCACTGTCGAGGGCAGCATGTATACCATCCGGATTATGACCTACAACATCCACGGTTGCCGGGGAACGGACGGTCGTACGGACCCTGCCCGTATTCTGGAGGTTATAAGCCGCGCCGGGCCGGATATGGTGGCGCTGCAGGAGGTGGCAGGCTCGCTGGATAACGATCAGGCGGCCTGGCTGGGGCAACGTCTGGCCATGAATTACTACGGTCCCGACAGTCCTGGCGGCAATGCTTTTCTGTCGTACTATCCCATGCGCGCCATGCGTTATCTCGATCTCGAAGGTGGCAGCTGCCTGTGCGCCGATATTAATATTGCCGGCCGTTGTCTGCATATTTTCAATATCCGTTTACATGAACATTTTCGTCAGCGCCGTCGCCAATGGGTACGGCTGTTCGATCCGCAGGACGGCGTTGGGTCGCATTCCACAGGATGCCCTGTAATGCTGCTGGGGGATTTCGGCGACGGACCCTGGTCCCTCAGGCACGGCTCGATAGCGCCGGCTTTGCGTTTGGCAAAAAGCCCCTTCTGGTCCTCCACGTTTCCTTCCTGGCTGCCGTTGTGCAGCAGGGATCGGGCTTATCTGGGGGGGCAATTGCGCATCGTCGACTCGCGTATTTACAGGTACGCCACGGCTCGACGGGCTTCTACTCATCTTCCGTTGCTGTTTACGGTGAGAGTCGCCGATCCGCGCAACTATTTGCAGGCGAAGGGGGTCAAGCATGGTCGCATGGAAATTGCCCCGGGTTAATACCACCTGTGGATAAGTCTGTTGACGGGGTTGATAACCCGGCAAAACCGGGATAAGAGGGTTTGTGGGCCGTTGGACAGATACTGTCGAACGGCCCGTATTATTTGAAGCATTGGAGCTAAAATATGGCGCAAAAAAAACAGCTGGCAGAAATGCAGGAAGTCATCCGTATTCTCGAGCAGCTCTATCCGGAGGCTCATTGCGCCCTGAATTTTGAAAATCCCTGGCAGTTGCTGGTGGCGACCATTTTATCGGCACAGTGTACGGATCGGCAGGTAAACATCGTGACGCGCGAACTGTTTGCGCGCTTTACGGATGCGCAAAGCCTGGCTACAGCCCGACCCGAAACGATCGAAGATATCATTCGCAGTACCGGCTTTTTCCGCAATAAGGCCAAAAATCTCATCGGCTGCGCGGCCGCCGTGGTCGACCGGCATGGCGGCCAGGTTCCGCAAACCATAGAGGATCTGGTTGCTCTGCCCGGAGTGGGGCGCAAAACCGCCAATGTGGTGCTGGGCAATGCCTTTGACATTCCCGGGCTGCCTGTCGACACCCATGTCAAAAGGTTGGTGCGACGTCTGGGCTGGAGCCAGGAGCGCGATCCGGTACGTATCGAACGGGAGCTGTGTCAGCTGTTGCCGCCACCCAGCTGGACCCAGACCAGTCATTTACTCATCCATCATGGTCGTTCCCTGTGTAAAGCCCAGCGTCCATTATGCAGTCGATGTCCGGTACAGCCTGTTTGCCCCCGCATCGACGTTAAAAACAGTCTCTGATCAAGATCAGTTGTTTTCCATGTCCAATTGGAAAAAATCGATGGCCTGGGGCTGTTGCGTTTCCAGGGTATAGCGCGTAGGCGCTGTTCCCGACGCAAAGGCTTCAATGGTTACATTGGGGCTGTCTTCGGGAATCAGCAGACCGGTGGCCGGATCGATGGGGCGGAATTCGATACCGTCGGGTACCGGAAATTCGTGGCGTGGTCGATCCTTGAGAACCGTTTGCATAAAATCGACCCAGGCCGGCGCGGCAGCCCTCGAACCGGTTTCACGTGGTCCCAGGGAACGTTCCTTATCGTAGCCAACCCAGGAGACCGCCAGCAGCTTCGGACTGTAGCCGACAAACCAGGCATCCTTCTGGTCGTTGGTGGTACCGGTCTTACCCGCGATGGCACGTTGCAGCGCCCGTGCCCGGAATCCGGTTCCTTCCTGGACTACGCTTTCGAGAAGATTGGTGACCAGATAGGCGGTTTCAGGAGAGATGACCCGTTGCGGCGATTGCTTGATCAGTTTTTGATCGGCAGCAGGGCCTGCGGGAAAATCGGCCGGATCCGTCGATTCCAGGACTCTACCGTTGCGATCGACAATGCGGGTGATGTAAACCGGTTTGATGCGAACTCCGCCGTTGGCAAAGACGCAATAGGCGGTGGCCAGTTCCATGGGGGATACGGCGGAAGATCCCAGCGCCAAGGTAAGATCCCGGTTCAGAGGGGACTCGATGCCGAGTTTTTTAGCATAATTGATGGCATAGCCTACCCCGATGTCCTGCAGCATTTTCACCGTAACCACATTGTAGGAATGGGCCAGAGCCTGACGCAGCGTCGTGACACCGGTGAAGCTTTCGGCATAGTTTTTCGGCTTCCATTCCTTTTCTGTTCCGTCTTCATCCTGTTCGCGGTAAATGATCGGCGTATCGAGCATAATGGTGGCGGGAGTATAGCCTTTATCCAGTGCGGCGGCGTAGATAAGAGGCTTGAAGGCGGAACCCGGCAGCCGGTGGGCCTGGATAGCCCGGTTGAACTGACTCTGGGTGAAATCATATCCACCTACAAGAGCCTTGACTCCACCCGAGTGGGGATCAAGGACAATGAAGGCACCCTGGGCGGCTGGTTCCTGGTACAGCGACAGCAGCAAATTTTTATCGGAGCTTTGTTCTATTTTTACCTGTAACACCGACCCTGCAGGAACGCTGATAACGCGTTCCTTGACCTTTTTAACCGATGTGCCACGTCGTGTCACGCGCAGCTTGTTGGCCAGACCCTTGTTGAGTGGCAGAGTGCCGGTCAAGCTACCGATGCGTACGATGGCGTTATGGCCGCGCGTTCCGACCAACACCCCTTCAACAAGGCTCCCCTTCTCCGGCGGTTGCGGAAATTGGGTTTCCTGTTCGGCCAGAAAAGCCACTTCCTGCTCGGTATCGAGGATGCGTAGTGGGCCCCGGTAGCCACGGCGAAGGTCATGCCGTAGAAGATTGGCCTGCACCGCCAACTGAGCGGCTTGCTGCATGCCGACGTCCATGGTGGTGTAGACTTTTAATCCGGCGGTATTGAGGGTTTCCGATCCGTATGTTTCCTCCAGATAACGGCGCACCTGTTCGGTGAAATAGGCCGCTCCGGGTATCTGTCGATTGTTGCGCGGGTGGATAGCCACATTATCCGCCGTGGCGACCTCCATTTGTTCCCGGGTTATGTAACCGTCTTCCAACATGCGGCTGAGAACATAAGCCTGGCGTCTTTTTGCCCGGTCGAAATGCCGGTAGGGAGAATAGCGGCTGGGTGCCTGCGGCAGGCCGGCCAACATGGCGCATTCCGCCAGCGACAGTTGTTCGACGTTTTTACCGAAATAGTTTTCAGCTGCGGCCTGGACACCATAGGCGCCGTGGCCCAGGTAGATCTGATTGAGATACAGAAACAGAATATCGTCTTTGGATAATTTCTGTTCCATGCGCCAGGCCAGGATGGCTTCCTTGAATTTACGCGAAAACTTCTTTTCGGGCGTCAACAGCAGACTTTTGGCCACCTGTTGGGTGATGGTGCTGCCGCCCTGGCGAATACCGCCGGCCATG
This DNA window, taken from Syntrophotalea carbinolica DSM 2380, encodes the following:
- a CDS encoding tetratricopeptide repeat protein; protein product: MELQRLKKQLLKEERARARKTSNKRRYLSLAGAGLLLAVLIGWYAMAVNRGDMAQKLYRRAEKHIEKGAYRTAVSQLRSLHDHYPATETGARALLLAGDILLLHLRQDQEALLSFLLVERDYPDTAWSQRARRQVADIYKYRLQDYGRALVAYQKILDGPSTQREIVQYEIADTYFRMNNFEQTRIEFESLINEYPESSLLPEALYRIGCAFMLEGNLSDAVQVLQRLCRDYPEHSFALEGYFTLAEIHEERGELRKALQVLAGLEGRYAREPILAQRITQVQNRIRKKKKAI
- a CDS encoding NAD(P)H-dependent glycerol-3-phosphate dehydrogenase produces the protein MNIGVIGAGSWGTTLADLLSKNGHAVTLWAYEQDLVERMRKSAKNDLYLPDFTLHEKLAYSSDLGEVAAGKDMVVLVAPSQVLRAVVRQAEPHLAKDTILVSAAKGIENDTLMPMSEVLKEVLPEERLQRAAYLSGPTFAREVAAEIPTALTVASEDENIARTVQKIFSCEYFRVYRSSDIVGVELGGALKNVIALAAGISDGLGYGYNARAALITRGLAEMTRIGVAMVARERTFMGLSGMGDLVLTCTGDLSRNRSVGLELGRGRKLEDILSGMRMVAEGVKTTLSAYQLAKRLGVETPIIEQMYLILFENKDPRDAVADLMQRSLKAEMD
- a CDS encoding endonuclease/exonuclease/phosphatase family protein is translated as MYTIRIMTYNIHGCRGTDGRTDPARILEVISRAGPDMVALQEVAGSLDNDQAAWLGQRLAMNYYGPDSPGGNAFLSYYPMRAMRYLDLEGGSCLCADINIAGRCLHIFNIRLHEHFRQRRRQWVRLFDPQDGVGSHSTGCPVMLLGDFGDGPWSLRHGSIAPALRLAKSPFWSSTFPSWLPLCSRDRAYLGGQLRIVDSRIYRYATARRASTHLPLLFTVRVADPRNYLQAKGVKHGRMEIAPG
- the nth gene encoding endonuclease III; translation: MAQKKQLAEMQEVIRILEQLYPEAHCALNFENPWQLLVATILSAQCTDRQVNIVTRELFARFTDAQSLATARPETIEDIIRSTGFFRNKAKNLIGCAAAVVDRHGGQVPQTIEDLVALPGVGRKTANVVLGNAFDIPGLPVDTHVKRLVRRLGWSQERDPVRIERELCQLLPPPSWTQTSHLLIHHGRSLCKAQRPLCSRCPVQPVCPRIDVKNSL
- a CDS encoding penicillin-binding protein 1A, producing the protein MNIKRSIKIILWSCLGLFLAGCLALATAYGLVSASLPKVDTLADYRPPIITTIHSDDGTVISEFSKERRILVPIVRIPRQLIHAFVAAEDSHFFQHRGIDLMSILRAAIKNVMAGGIRQGGSTITQQVAKSLLLTPEKKFSRKFKEAILAWRMEQKLSKDDILFLYLNQIYLGHGAYGVQAAAENYFGKNVEQLSLAECAMLAGLPQAPSRYSPYRHFDRAKRRQAYVLSRMLEDGYITREQMEVATADNVAIHPRNNRQIPGAAYFTEQVRRYLEETYGSETLNTAGLKVYTTMDVGMQQAAQLAVQANLLRHDLRRGYRGPLRILDTEQEVAFLAEQETQFPQPPEKGSLVEGVLVGTRGHNAIVRIGSLTGTLPLNKGLANKLRVTRRGTSVKKVKERVISVPAGSVLQVKIEQSSDKNLLLSLYQEPAAQGAFIVLDPHSGGVKALVGGYDFTQSQFNRAIQAHRLPGSAFKPLIYAAALDKGYTPATIMLDTPIIYREQDEDGTEKEWKPKNYAESFTGVTTLRQALAHSYNVVTVKMLQDIGVGYAINYAKKLGIESPLNRDLTLALGSSAVSPMELATAYCVFANGGVRIKPVYITRIVDRNGRVLESTDPADFPAGPAADQKLIKQSPQRVISPETAYLVTNLLESVVQEGTGFRARALQRAIAGKTGTTNDQKDAWFVGYSPKLLAVSWVGYDKERSLGPRETGSRAAAPAWVDFMQTVLKDRPRHEFPVPDGIEFRPIDPATGLLIPEDSPNVTIEAFASGTAPTRYTLETQQPQAIDFFQLDMENN